The Daucus carota subsp. sativus chromosome 2, DH1 v3.0, whole genome shotgun sequence genome includes a window with the following:
- the LOC108206712 gene encoding type IV inositol polyphosphate 5-phosphatase 7 isoform X2, which translates to MDKKDRNLTTSHRFSRLFSRKYRKKYKRSDLCNSKEPSGELEDKYKDEDDCTDDLHDTSSEEESCTSSDMLRVFVGTWNVAGRSPVDSLAVDLDEWLNLKEAADLYVLGFQEIVPLITKTVIGSEDTTEATNWNLLIGQTLNDRHGNPWLTPMVNPMASENYQCDFQERVFVTDAEPDQVIGQPNIQDSSSAYKIIASKKMVGVFLSVWMKSALVKKYCISNVKVSSVACGIMGYLGNKGSVAVSMTIEGTNLCFIAAHLASGEKKGDEGRRNYQVSEIFRRTTFSRMPHDGDRHHPLTILGHDRIFWFGDLNYRLYLEDNLARQLIEEKNWTALQEFDQLKKELEEGGVFEGWKEGNIEFAPTYKYSTFNCNRYSGGFPGVTGFYGMVKG; encoded by the exons ATGGATAAGAAGGATAGGAACTTAACGACGTCTCATAGGTTTAGTCGGCTGTTTTCAAGGAAGTACAGGAAGAAGTACAAGAGAAGTGATCTATGTAACTCAAAAGAACCATCAG GGGAGTTAGAAGACAAATATAAAGATGAAGATGACTGCACAGATGATCTTCATGATACATCAAGTGAGGAGGAATCATGCACTTCAAGCGATATGTTAAG AGTATTTGTAGGGACTTGGAATGTTGCAGGAAGATCCCCTGTTGATAGCTTAGCAGTAGATTTGGATGAGTGGTTGAATCTTAAAGAAGCTGCTGACTTATATGTTCTTGG GTTTCAAGAGATTGTACCCCTGATCACAAAAACTGTAATAGGGTCAGAAGACACAACTGAAGCCACAAACTGGAATCTGCTCATTGGTCAAACTCTCAATGACAGACATGGCAATCCTTGGTTAACACCAATGGTAAATCCAATGGCTAGTGAGAACTATCAGTGTGATTTCCAAGAAAGAGTGTTTGTAACCGATGCTGAACCAGACCAAGTGATAGGCCAGCCAAACATTCAAGATTCAAGCAGTGCTTACAAGATCATTGCAAGCAAGAAGATGGTTGGTGTTTTCTTAAGTGTCTGGATGAAGAGTGCCTTGGTCAAGAAGTACTGCATATCGAATGTCAAAGTTAGTTCTGTGGCTTGTGGTATCATGGGCTATCTGGGAAACAAAGGATCAGTAGCGGTCAGCATGACTATAGAGGGAACAAATTTGTGCTTTATTGCTGCACATTTAGCGTCTGGAGAGAAAAAAGGCGATGAAGGGAGAAGGAATTACCAAGTATCAGAAATTTTTAGACGAACCACTTTCTCTAGAATGCCCCATGATGGTGATAGACATCATCCTCTTACCATCTTAGGACATGA TCGGATATTTTGGTTTGGAGATCTGAACTACAGACTATACTTAGAAGACAACTTAGCGCGACAGCTGATAGAAGAGAAAAACTGGACAGCATTACAAGAGTTTGATCAGCTTAAAAAGGAGCTGGAAGAAGGTGGGGTATTTGAAGGGTGGAAAGAAGGGAACATAGAATTTGCACCAACATACAAGTATTCTACCTTTAACTGCAATCGGTATTCAGGAGGTTTTCCAG GTGTGACAGGATTTTATGGTATGGTGAAGGGGTGA
- the LOC108206712 gene encoding type IV inositol polyphosphate 5-phosphatase 7 isoform X1 produces MDKKDRNLTTSHRFSRLFSRKYRKKYKRSDLCNSKEPSGELEDKYKDEDDCTDDLHDTSSEEESCTSSDMLRVFVGTWNVAGRSPVDSLAVDLDEWLNLKEAADLYVLGFQEIVPLITKTVIGSEDTTEATNWNLLIGQTLNDRHGNPWLTPMVNPMASENYQCDFQERVFVTDAEPDQVIGQPNIQDSSSAYKIIASKKMVGVFLSVWMKSALVKKYCISNVKVSSVACGIMGYLGNKGSVAVSMTIEGTNLCFIAAHLASGEKKGDEGRRNYQVSEIFRRTTFSRMPHDGDRHHPLTILGHDRIFWFGDLNYRLYLEDNLARQLIEEKNWTALQEFDQLKKELEEGGVFEGWKEGNIEFAPTYKYSTFNCNRYSGGFPGKAGEKQRTPAWCDRILWYGEGVKQLSYFRSESKFSDHRPVSALFSTHIELLKLGSPRLILVPSSSIPPMSYCDHTGEMQADVKSPQPH; encoded by the exons ATGGATAAGAAGGATAGGAACTTAACGACGTCTCATAGGTTTAGTCGGCTGTTTTCAAGGAAGTACAGGAAGAAGTACAAGAGAAGTGATCTATGTAACTCAAAAGAACCATCAG GGGAGTTAGAAGACAAATATAAAGATGAAGATGACTGCACAGATGATCTTCATGATACATCAAGTGAGGAGGAATCATGCACTTCAAGCGATATGTTAAG AGTATTTGTAGGGACTTGGAATGTTGCAGGAAGATCCCCTGTTGATAGCTTAGCAGTAGATTTGGATGAGTGGTTGAATCTTAAAGAAGCTGCTGACTTATATGTTCTTGG GTTTCAAGAGATTGTACCCCTGATCACAAAAACTGTAATAGGGTCAGAAGACACAACTGAAGCCACAAACTGGAATCTGCTCATTGGTCAAACTCTCAATGACAGACATGGCAATCCTTGGTTAACACCAATGGTAAATCCAATGGCTAGTGAGAACTATCAGTGTGATTTCCAAGAAAGAGTGTTTGTAACCGATGCTGAACCAGACCAAGTGATAGGCCAGCCAAACATTCAAGATTCAAGCAGTGCTTACAAGATCATTGCAAGCAAGAAGATGGTTGGTGTTTTCTTAAGTGTCTGGATGAAGAGTGCCTTGGTCAAGAAGTACTGCATATCGAATGTCAAAGTTAGTTCTGTGGCTTGTGGTATCATGGGCTATCTGGGAAACAAAGGATCAGTAGCGGTCAGCATGACTATAGAGGGAACAAATTTGTGCTTTATTGCTGCACATTTAGCGTCTGGAGAGAAAAAAGGCGATGAAGGGAGAAGGAATTACCAAGTATCAGAAATTTTTAGACGAACCACTTTCTCTAGAATGCCCCATGATGGTGATAGACATCATCCTCTTACCATCTTAGGACATGA TCGGATATTTTGGTTTGGAGATCTGAACTACAGACTATACTTAGAAGACAACTTAGCGCGACAGCTGATAGAAGAGAAAAACTGGACAGCATTACAAGAGTTTGATCAGCTTAAAAAGGAGCTGGAAGAAGGTGGGGTATTTGAAGGGTGGAAAGAAGGGAACATAGAATTTGCACCAACATACAAGTATTCTACCTTTAACTGCAATCGGTATTCAGGAGGTTTTCCAGGTAAAGCAGGAGAGAAGCAAAGAACTCCAGCAtg GTGTGACAGGATTTTATGGTATGGTGAAGGGGTGAAGCAATTATCATACTTTCGCAGCGAGAGCAAATTCTCTGATCACAGACCAGTCTCTGCTCTTTTTTCTACACACATCGAACTTCTTAAACTTGGTAGTCCAAGATTGATTTTAGTCCCCAGCAGTAGTATTCCGCCAATGAGCTATTGTGATCATACT GGTGAAATGCAGGCTGATGTAAAAAGCCCACAGCCACATTAA